In Labrys monachus, the genomic stretch ACCTTTGCGGCTCTTCCGGCGGGCAGACGCGGGACCGACATGGCCTGCGCGCGATTTCTTTGGCAGGCTATTTCCGAGCCAGCGGATAGTCGGAACTCTCGTAAAGCGACTGGATCGCGGATCCCGTGAATTCGCCGCCGTCCGTCCGGATCATGATGCCGTTCAGATCACCGGGCCGCGCCTCGATGGCAAATTGAATGGCGAGAGCAAGATTGCCGAAGCGCCGATATTTCTTTGGCGCCCCCGACATCTTCGCCCAGCCCTGCCTGGGGACCTGCGAAAACATTTCGGCCGAGGCCATGAAATCTGGACTGGACATGTATTTCAATAGCACGTCCGTGCCGTCGCGTCACTGCAATTCGGCGGGCCGCACGCCCGGTGCCGAAGCTCCTCGCAGGATCTTCTTGAGGATGCCTCGGTACTGAGATCGGCCGGGACGAGGCCAGAGCAAATTGCAATTTCATTGAATCACAATTTCTCTCCGACTTGTTGCCTCCGCGCATTTTCTTCATCGGAAAGTCTCTCGACTTTCCTGGAAAATGCTTCAGACGGTGCTTGTCAGCGGCCTGCGCGCATTCATCTGGCCCTTGCCGGGCAGGACCTTGGGCTTGGGGGGCGGCAGCAATCCCTCGCGCTGCATCTTCTTGCGCGCCACCTTGCGCGCGCGCCGGATGGCCTCCGCCTGTTCGCGGGCGCGGCGTTCCGACGGCTTCTCATAGGCCTTGCGCAGCTTCATCTCGCGGAACACGCCTTCGCGCTGCAGCTTGCGCTTCAGCGCCTTCATGGCTTGCTCGACGTTGTTGTCACGGACCAGAACCCGCATGAAACCTCCTGATTGTGGGAAAAAATTTAGGGGCCCAGCCCTCGCCAGACCCCTTCGTCAGAAATCAAGCTCACGGATGCGGGCGATCGCTCTTCGCCCCAGCCCGCGCCTCGCGTCAGGCGAGTTGCAGGCTGTCCGCCGACGACTTGCCCGTCTTGCGATCCTGGACGATCTCGTAGCTGACCTTCTGGCCCTCGCGGAGCTCGCGCATGCCCGCGCGTTCGACGGCACTGATATGCACGAAAACGTCGGGACCGCCCGCTTCGGGCTGAATAAAGCCAAAGCCCTTCTGGGCATTGAACCACTTGACGATGCCTGTGCTCATGGCGAGCCTTCCTTGTGAGAACGAACGGTCGGGCCTGCCGCACCTCGCGTCAGACCGTGGACGAGTCGAAATTGGGAGGAAGGTTAGCAGCAGGCGGGGCGATGAGCCGCGCGGGCCTCAATCATCCGGCCGAGTTCGATCATACAATGTGGGTCCGGCGCCGGCCCACGTCAACCCCCTTCAGGCCTTCGCCTTCCCGGAGCGGACGCCACCCTGCCGCGGCGGCATCGAGCCGGCGCGGCACGCCCCCCCGAAACCCACGGGGTCGAGGCGGCAAACTCGTCGCCGACGCCCGAAATGTCAAGCCCGCGCTCGGCCCATGGCCGGCCATCCGCAGCGCGGAAGGGGCGCAGGCGACGAAAAAGGCCCGCAGAACAGGTCTGCGGGCCTCCGAACGACAGGCGCAAGCCGGATCCGGCGCGCTCACCAGCGGCGGGAATCGCCCACCATGGTGGCGCCGACCACGAGGCCCAGCAGGAAACCGACGATGCCGGCCGAAGACAGCACGGTCGCGGCGGTGCCGGGATTCTCCCTCACCGTGTCCGAAACCAGCTGGGCCTGTTGCCGCGCCTGGCGCAGCGAGCCGCTCGCCTGCTCCTTGACCCGGCCATAGGTGTCGCCGGCCGCATCCCGGGCCTTCTCATAGGCGTCCGCACCGCGATCGGCGAGCGACTTGTTGATCGCGCCGACCTCCTTCTTCAGGTCGGCGAGCTGCCTCTCGAATTCCTTGCGCATGTCGTCGATCGAAACATTGTCGGCCATCGGGTTTCCCCCTCCTGTGTCCGCAGCCTGCAGGAGGCGGCAAAGCCGCCTCGCCAGGCTCGGTTAAACAATGCGCGCGGGGGCGCGGAGTTCCCGTTGCGCGCCTCGCGTCCCGCATGCCAGGCCCTCGCCGGCAGCATGGCGGCCGGAGCCGCAACGCATCGGCGCGGCCGGGCCGCTTTCCTTGCCATTGCATCCGGTCATCCGCCGGCTATCCTTCCCGAGGAAGCGGTGCCGCTTCGATCGGGGCGCGCTGCGTTCGGCCCACCGGAGGTTCTCTCGCATGCATGAGCAGACGGTCACGCTCTGGCGCCCGGTCGGCCCGAAAGAGCTCGAGCTCGTCCGCCGGTCGGGCATGCGGGCGTTTCCGCCGCGCCTGCCGGAGCAGCCGATCTTCTATCCGGTGCTGTCGGAGGATTATGCCGTGAAGATCGCCCGCGACTGGAATGTGCGGGCGGACGGCGCAGGCTTCGTGCTGCGCTTCGCGGTGGCGAAGGATTATCTGTCGCGCTACGAGGTCCGCGAAGCGGGCGGCCGCGCGCATCTCGAATATTGGATACCAGCCGAGGAGCTGGCCGCCTTCAACGACGCGATCGTGGGCGAGATCGAGGTGGTGAGCGAATTTCGCTGACCGCCGCCGGCAGCGCGGAGACAGCGCAATCCATCCCGGAACCTAAGCGCCGGCCATGCGTTTTGGCTTGGCCAACATGCCGGGAAACCCACATGGATATGATCGAGCGCGCCTGTCGGGCCCTCTGCCGCTACAACGGCGTCGCGCCGGATACGGAGGT encodes the following:
- a CDS encoding cold-shock protein, encoding MSTGIVKWFNAQKGFGFIQPEAGGPDVFVHISAVERAGMRELREGQKVSYEIVQDRKTGKSSADSLQLA
- the rpsU gene encoding 30S ribosomal protein S21, with protein sequence MRVLVRDNNVEQAMKALKRKLQREGVFREMKLRKAYEKPSERRAREQAEAIRRARKVARKKMQREGLLPPPKPKVLPGKGQMNARRPLTSTV
- a CDS encoding DUF883 family protein, with product MADNVSIDDMRKEFERQLADLKKEVGAINKSLADRGADAYEKARDAAGDTYGRVKEQASGSLRQARQQAQLVSDTVRENPGTAATVLSSAGIVGFLLGLVVGATMVGDSRRW
- a CDS encoding ADP-ribosylation/crystallin J1, with translation MHEQTVTLWRPVGPKELELVRRSGMRAFPPRLPEQPIFYPVLSEDYAVKIARDWNVRADGAGFVLRFAVAKDYLSRYEVREAGGRAHLEYWIPAEELAAFNDAIVGEIEVVSEFR